From Chitinispirillales bacterium ANBcel5, one genomic window encodes:
- the fliF gene encoding flagellar basal-body MS-ring/collar protein FliF — MSDFFKQLITQLSAVWQKLSLQQKIITSALVGFTLFGLVGLLIWSHSTGSTESGYRVLYSNLDIEDASLITEQLDNHNFRYRMQNNGSTVTVQASQLYEARMALAREGLPRKRGLGYELFDGNNFGMTDYVQKLNHRRALEGEIQRTIEGLSEVRSARVHIVIPENTIFLDQQQDSKASVVLNLTHGNQLSRDQVRGISYLVSSSVDGLSPENISILDYNGRLLSNPYAQDETAIISSRNMELQQNVEQYLEKKSNQLLLNILGPSKAYVNVSAVLDFDRVEKTIERFDPESRVIRSEELIEEFTKNAPDGDHTRERSLTNYEINRTLEQVVREVGNIERLTVSVAVDGRYQQGENGEQIYVERSPEELQNIEDIVRNAVGYDITRGDQITVSAIQFDNEFLRREQMDMQNREQWEFWMTIAKYVLIFIIALVFMVFLKYVAGILSEAMNPPVPAMENFGITEDIIPEVPEDVRYHSEILERVEMMTREEPDNISSIIKEWLSQPAPKRKK; from the coding sequence ATGTCGGATTTTTTTAAGCAGTTAATTACTCAGCTTTCTGCTGTGTGGCAGAAACTTTCGCTTCAACAAAAAATTATTACCTCTGCCCTGGTAGGGTTTACCCTCTTTGGGCTGGTAGGACTTCTTATCTGGTCGCATAGTACGGGATCGACCGAAAGCGGCTATAGAGTCTTATACTCAAATCTGGATATCGAAGATGCTTCTCTTATTACCGAGCAGCTTGATAATCATAATTTCCGGTATCGTATGCAGAATAACGGAAGTACAGTAACGGTACAGGCCTCACAGCTCTATGAGGCACGGATGGCACTTGCACGTGAAGGACTTCCCCGAAAACGTGGGTTGGGGTATGAGTTGTTTGATGGTAACAATTTTGGAATGACCGATTACGTCCAGAAGCTTAATCACCGGCGTGCCCTTGAAGGGGAGATTCAAAGAACGATTGAGGGGCTTTCTGAAGTCAGGAGTGCCAGAGTTCACATAGTTATTCCCGAAAATACCATCTTTTTGGACCAGCAGCAGGATTCAAAGGCGTCGGTAGTATTAAATCTTACCCATGGTAATCAGCTATCAAGAGACCAGGTGCGGGGAATAAGCTATCTGGTCTCATCCAGTGTGGATGGACTTAGCCCCGAAAATATTTCAATCCTCGATTACAACGGCAGGCTTCTCTCAAACCCTTATGCACAGGATGAAACCGCCATAATTAGCTCCAGAAATATGGAACTACAGCAAAATGTGGAACAGTATCTTGAAAAAAAGTCAAATCAGCTTCTCTTAAATATCCTTGGTCCTTCCAAGGCATATGTGAATGTTTCTGCTGTGTTAGACTTCGACAGAGTTGAAAAAACAATCGAGAGGTTTGATCCCGAAAGCAGAGTTATAAGATCTGAAGAGTTGATTGAAGAATTTACCAAGAATGCTCCTGATGGTGATCACACGCGCGAACGCTCACTTACCAATTATGAAATCAACAGAACCCTTGAGCAGGTGGTTAGAGAAGTCGGTAATATAGAACGCCTCACTGTTTCGGTAGCTGTGGACGGAAGGTATCAACAGGGTGAAAATGGTGAGCAAATTTATGTGGAGCGTAGTCCCGAGGAACTTCAAAACATAGAAGATATAGTGAGAAACGCGGTTGGATACGATATCACCCGTGGCGATCAGATTACAGTTTCGGCGATTCAGTTTGATAATGAATTTCTAAGACGCGAACAAATGGATATGCAAAACAGAGAGCAGTGGGAGTTCTGGATGACTATTGCCAAATATGTTCTAATTTTCATTATTGCTCTGGTGTTTATGGTCTTTCTCAAATATGTGGCCGGAATACTGTCTGAAGCAATGAATCCACCCGTTCCGGCAATGGAAAACTTTGGAATTACAGAAGATATTATACCAGAAGTTCCCGAAGATGTCAGATATCATTCTGAAATTCTTGAAAGAGTAGAGATGATGACCAGAGAAGAGCCTGATAATATCTCCTCTATTATTAAAGAATGGCTTTCTCAGCCAGCACCAAAACGAAAAAAGTAG
- the fliE gene encoding flagellar hook-basal body complex protein FliE, whose protein sequence is MNINQIGPVGNTGGDSPLKPKKTSSGAPSFKDTMNGFLKDVNDMQNKADQSIKKMAAGEITDVHQVMSTVEEANVAFNMMMEIRNKVMDAYQEVMRIRL, encoded by the coding sequence ATGAATATCAATCAAATAGGACCGGTTGGAAACACAGGGGGCGATTCACCGTTAAAACCTAAAAAAACGTCTTCTGGTGCTCCCTCTTTTAAGGATACTATGAATGGATTCCTAAAAGATGTTAATGATATGCAAAATAAAGCAGATCAATCCATAAAAAAAATGGCTGCCGGTGAAATCACTGATGTTCATCAGGTAATGTCTACCGTTGAAGAGGCCAATGTGGCGTTTAATATGATGATGGAAATTCGAAACAAGGTAATGGATGCATATCAGGAAGTTATGCGAATACGACTCTGA
- the flgC gene encoding flagellar basal body rod protein FlgC, which translates to MSMTGIFSGLSISASGMRAQRTRQNTISSNLANAETTRTPEGGPYRRQFVVFNAQSDKRDVRILNKEVALEGRSSSSNHMPIPSSNFPRDERFFGSGVEVSEIREDSRPARMVHDPAHPDADERGYVAMPNVNVIEEMTNMIAATRAYEANVTAFNATKSMLMQALQS; encoded by the coding sequence ATGTCGATGACAGGTATTTTTTCGGGGCTTTCAATAAGCGCATCGGGGATGAGAGCACAACGAACGCGCCAAAACACCATCTCTTCAAATCTGGCCAATGCAGAGACAACCCGAACACCTGAAGGTGGTCCCTACAGAAGGCAGTTTGTGGTGTTTAATGCTCAGAGTGATAAACGGGATGTACGGATTTTAAATAAAGAAGTTGCTCTTGAAGGCAGGAGCTCTTCAAGCAATCATATGCCTATTCCATCGTCTAATTTTCCCCGCGATGAACGGTTCTTTGGAAGTGGTGTTGAGGTTTCAGAGATAAGGGAGGATTCACGTCCCGCAAGGATGGTGCATGATCCGGCACATCCGGATGCAGATGAACGGGGATATGTGGCGATGCCAAACGTAAACGTTATTGAAGAGATGACCAATATGATCGCTGCAACCAGAGCATATGAGGCCAATGTAACAGCGTTTAATGCAACCAAAAGTATGCTTATGCAGGCACTTCAAAGTTAG
- the flgB gene encoding flagellar basal body rod protein FlgB — MLREALFNRTPNPVVKKSLDASMLRSRVIANNIANVTTPGYRRVEVSFEDELRNALSSTRLKGSQTNNNHMRLGRSGVGDVNARAYKPNDPTLPSGVNNVDIDMEMAKLAETQIMFNYGLRFNQGTYRKLNASIQGRALPL; from the coding sequence ATGCTAAGAGAAGCACTTTTTAACCGAACTCCAAATCCGGTAGTGAAGAAGAGCCTTGATGCATCGATGTTAAGAAGCCGTGTGATCGCCAATAATATCGCCAATGTGACCACCCCCGGCTATCGTCGTGTGGAGGTTTCATTTGAAGATGAGTTGAGGAATGCACTAAGCTCCACCAGGCTCAAAGGGAGCCAAACCAATAACAATCATATGAGACTTGGAAGAAGCGGTGTTGGTGATGTAAATGCCAGAGCCTATAAACCAAACGATCCAACGTTGCCAAGTGGGGTAAATAATGTTGATATCGATATGGAGATGGCCAAGCTGGCAGAAACGCAAATAATGTTTAACTACGGGTTACGGTTTAATCAGGGCACCTACAGAAAGCTCAATGCTTCGATTCAGGGCAGAGCATTGCCACTATAA
- a CDS encoding DUF4954 family protein — translation MIKETEKLIVTIDTSAYRPLNEQEKKSLTENRNRAIDWKTIYVKDGFDPSRVHGCTFWGSVYIGSFSKESLSHDNLILPVGIYDSFITDCIIEDNVAMHKVSYCKNVSINSEVILFNCAEVDCSEEPCFGTGIDRWGKEVNKVSIINENGGRAILPFIGINCTDAFIWSKYRDDLQLLENFQAFSAQAAKTVAGKEGVISAKSVVINAKSIRNAIIGEGTVIDSAERLENVTILSDLSEPTVIGSAVIIKDSIIGYGNTIETATQLYSSVSGTAVSVSQCSRITESFIGDNAHVCCCEIANALLSPSHAQHHNNSFLIASMIGGQSNIAAGATIGSNHNSRVNDGEVWAKRGFWPGLCVSLKHNSSFASFTMIAKGDYPSEIDLKLPFSLLCPDRENNSTVLIPAFWFTHDMYAFMRNALKFKKRDKRVHRHQFIEHEVLAPDTVEEMFSAMDLLELLVGKSFYIKEYGRINGLSDKELIAKGNELLTKKPEICSSLTITVDNVERGNKNMWVKNCCSAWSAYKMMIRYYAIKSIVNYQKSPLTFSQIKDLMPEKRSVDWVNCAGMLLSKADLSDLKERVYSGNIKDWNQVHEFYKKLEGSYKDKVVQHALSSLTALNGLGKESYGSKDFLHDLDSCAADCEKIAYLTRSSREKDYLSPFRLSVYDNSKEMESVLGPLSDDGVILETEQEMRRLKEKIEELRTVDSSWK, via the coding sequence ATGATCAAAGAAACCGAAAAACTGATCGTGACTATAGATACCTCTGCTTACCGTCCTCTGAATGAGCAGGAGAAGAAATCACTCACAGAAAACAGAAACAGAGCAATTGATTGGAAAACTATATATGTAAAAGATGGCTTTGATCCTTCAAGGGTTCATGGTTGTACATTTTGGGGCAGTGTTTATATCGGTTCCTTTTCCAAAGAATCCCTTTCCCACGATAACCTTATCTTGCCGGTAGGAATCTATGACAGCTTTATCACCGATTGTATTATCGAGGACAATGTGGCCATGCATAAAGTGTCCTACTGCAAAAACGTCTCGATTAACAGCGAGGTAATACTGTTTAACTGTGCTGAAGTGGATTGTTCTGAAGAACCCTGTTTTGGAACAGGGATAGATAGATGGGGAAAAGAGGTCAACAAAGTAAGCATTATTAATGAAAATGGTGGCAGGGCCATTTTACCTTTCATTGGGATTAATTGCACAGATGCTTTTATATGGTCAAAATATAGAGATGATCTTCAGTTGCTCGAAAATTTCCAGGCCTTCAGTGCCCAGGCTGCTAAAACGGTGGCAGGTAAGGAAGGAGTCATTTCAGCTAAATCGGTTGTTATAAATGCAAAAAGCATCAGAAATGCAATCATTGGGGAAGGGACTGTTATAGATTCGGCTGAGCGATTAGAAAATGTGACCATACTATCCGATCTCTCTGAACCAACCGTTATCGGCTCTGCAGTTATCATTAAAGATTCAATCATTGGCTATGGTAACACAATCGAAACTGCCACTCAACTCTATTCCAGTGTATCGGGGACTGCTGTTTCTGTAAGCCAGTGTTCGCGAATAACCGAATCATTTATCGGTGATAACGCCCATGTGTGTTGCTGTGAAATAGCAAATGCGCTTCTCTCCCCTTCCCACGCGCAGCATCATAACAACTCATTTCTTATCGCCTCAATGATCGGTGGTCAGAGTAATATCGCGGCAGGCGCAACAATTGGTTCAAACCACAACAGCCGTGTTAATGACGGAGAGGTGTGGGCAAAGCGCGGCTTTTGGCCGGGGCTGTGTGTTTCGCTTAAACACAACAGCTCTTTTGCTTCCTTCACCATGATCGCAAAGGGCGATTACCCTTCCGAAATAGATCTTAAACTTCCCTTTTCACTTCTCTGCCCGGATAGAGAGAACAACTCAACAGTACTTATTCCGGCCTTCTGGTTCACCCATGACATGTATGCATTTATGAGAAATGCCCTGAAATTTAAAAAGAGGGATAAGAGAGTTCATCGCCACCAGTTTATCGAACATGAAGTACTCGCTCCCGACACTGTGGAGGAGATGTTTTCAGCTATGGATTTGCTTGAACTGTTAGTAGGTAAATCCTTTTATATAAAAGAGTACGGTAGAATAAACGGTTTATCTGATAAAGAACTCATAGCAAAGGGAAATGAGCTTTTAACGAAAAAGCCTGAAATCTGCTCATCGTTAACGATCACTGTGGATAATGTTGAGCGCGGGAACAAAAATATGTGGGTGAAGAACTGTTGCTCTGCATGGTCAGCCTACAAAATGATGATTCGTTATTATGCCATAAAGAGTATCGTTAATTACCAAAAAAGCCCCTTAACGTTTAGCCAAATAAAGGATCTAATGCCTGAGAAGCGTTCTGTTGATTGGGTAAACTGTGCCGGAATGCTGCTCTCCAAAGCAGATCTTAGCGACTTAAAAGAAAGAGTCTACTCTGGTAACATAAAGGATTGGAATCAGGTACATGAATTCTACAAAAAGCTTGAAGGCAGTTATAAAGATAAGGTAGTCCAACACGCTCTAAGCTCGCTTACTGCATTAAATGGTCTTGGAAAAGAGAGTTACGGTTCTAAAGACTTTTTACATGATCTTGATTCCTGTGCGGCTGATTGTGAAAAAATAGCCTACTTAACCCGCTCTTCCAGAGAAAAGGACTATTTATCACCATTTCGGCTCTCAGTTTATGATAACAGCAAAGAGATGGAGAGTGTACTTGGCCCGCTCAGTGATGACGGTGTTATTTTAGAGACTGAGCAGGAGATGAGGCGTTTGAAGGAGAAAATCGAAGAGCTTAGAACAGTTGATAGCAGTTGGAAGTAG
- a CDS encoding glycoside hydrolase family 9 protein — protein MPSRYFTPLIIMLITLSLSAQELLRNGNFSSGTDDWDARLSGTVSEVTGSWGTGLLFDITSGGSQMWDVQMTQEEIHLRPGYTYTISFSGIGNGGDKRVVLGIGQDGGDYTSYIEADGLFREDNLSEFEIEWENSSVDDSRARFFLNGGMCNTNFTIVSISVTESQTPGGNPSDEFALINQVGLHVSGPKQAVLRNSSGGSFEVRDSDGTVVWTGEASAERSYQPSEERVRTIDFSSVTQPGTYAVYKNYTKISRDFVISEDPYKELSIASLRSFYFQRVSIDLLPEYAGIYARPMGHRDESIGRFYDGATGGPISSPKGWYDAGDYGKYVVNSGITTYTLLLLYQHFPEYFKDLSLNIPESGNTTPDILDEIRWNLDWMFTMQDIDGGVFHKLTPLGFDGRVMPHESTQERFVFQKSTAAALNFAAVMAKTSRIFTPFDKTFADECLEAAKRAFAWAQANPEIYFTENPEGSNTGMYDDTYVEDEFYWAAAELYASTDSSEYHSYLLTIPTLTTPDWQGTGGLGLYTILSNDSKFDSTVISLARDRLLLLADTLLDNQQNGYIVSMEVPDFVWGSNSVAANQGIALLHAYYVTSDPKYLNAAFNQIDYLLGRNPLDLSFVTGFGRRSPQNPHHRVMDADGIAAPIPGFIVGGPQSHNNPDITEDGCETYVNLPATSYIDHWCSYAANETAINWSASFSYLSSALVALYSGHEVHGFAHTTSSTRQPFAKSRRDNGITLNMQTTGAKLSIRFSEPRNGVFDVSIYNLSGRRVHFSSHHRSAEGEMNISLNDSKLSRGAFIVKVTEGNFSYSNKIIVR, from the coding sequence ATGCCTTCAAGGTATTTTACACCTCTAATCATTATGTTAATAACGCTGAGTCTTTCGGCTCAGGAACTGCTTAGAAACGGCAACTTTTCTTCTGGAACTGATGACTGGGACGCCCGGCTTTCAGGTACCGTGAGTGAAGTAACCGGTAGTTGGGGCACGGGACTTCTCTTTGACATAACAAGCGGTGGAAGTCAAATGTGGGATGTACAGATGACTCAGGAGGAAATACACCTACGTCCTGGCTACACTTACACAATCAGCTTCAGTGGCATTGGGAATGGTGGAGACAAACGGGTTGTGTTGGGTATCGGCCAGGATGGCGGAGACTACACCTCGTATATAGAAGCTGATGGGCTTTTTAGAGAGGACAATCTTTCAGAATTTGAGATTGAATGGGAGAACAGTTCTGTTGATGACTCCAGAGCAAGGTTTTTTCTAAATGGTGGTATGTGTAACACCAACTTCACTATTGTATCTATTTCAGTGACAGAATCCCAAACACCGGGTGGCAACCCCAGTGATGAGTTTGCACTGATAAACCAGGTTGGATTACACGTAAGTGGCCCCAAGCAGGCGGTGCTGCGCAACAGCAGCGGGGGCTCCTTCGAGGTGCGAGACAGTGACGGCACGGTTGTGTGGACAGGAGAGGCATCTGCTGAGCGCAGCTACCAACCATCGGAAGAAAGAGTTCGGACAATCGATTTTTCATCAGTAACTCAACCAGGAACCTACGCAGTTTATAAAAACTATACCAAAATCAGTCGTGATTTTGTAATTAGCGAAGATCCATACAAAGAGCTGTCAATTGCCAGTCTCAGATCGTTTTACTTTCAACGTGTTTCAATCGACCTTCTTCCTGAATATGCCGGAATATACGCACGCCCCATGGGACACAGAGATGAGTCCATCGGCCGTTTCTATGATGGTGCGACAGGAGGACCAATTTCCAGCCCCAAGGGCTGGTACGATGCAGGTGATTATGGAAAATATGTGGTAAATTCCGGTATCACGACCTACACGCTTCTTCTTTTATATCAGCACTTCCCTGAATACTTCAAAGATCTTTCGTTAAACATTCCTGAAAGTGGCAATACTACCCCTGACATTCTGGATGAAATCAGATGGAATCTTGATTGGATGTTCACAATGCAGGATATTGACGGTGGAGTTTTCCACAAACTAACCCCTCTCGGATTTGATGGACGGGTTATGCCCCATGAGAGCACTCAGGAGCGTTTTGTGTTTCAAAAGTCCACTGCAGCGGCTCTTAATTTTGCAGCCGTAATGGCCAAAACCAGCCGCATCTTTACCCCTTTTGACAAAACCTTTGCCGATGAATGCCTTGAAGCCGCAAAGAGAGCATTTGCCTGGGCGCAAGCTAATCCCGAGATCTATTTCACAGAAAACCCTGAGGGATCCAATACCGGCATGTATGATGACACCTACGTTGAAGATGAGTTCTACTGGGCAGCAGCAGAGCTCTATGCTTCGACCGATTCATCTGAATACCACTCCTATTTGCTAACAATCCCCACGCTTACAACCCCGGACTGGCAGGGTACAGGAGGTCTGGGACTTTACACGATTCTAAGCAATGACAGCAAATTTGACAGCACAGTTATAAGCCTTGCCAGGGATCGGCTCTTGCTTCTTGCAGACACACTACTCGACAATCAGCAAAACGGCTATATCGTTTCCATGGAAGTGCCTGATTTTGTCTGGGGTAGTAACAGCGTGGCTGCCAATCAGGGGATTGCACTTCTGCATGCCTACTACGTAACCAGCGACCCGAAATATTTGAATGCCGCGTTTAACCAGATAGATTACCTTCTTGGCCGCAACCCACTTGACCTTTCTTTTGTCACTGGTTTTGGACGAAGATCACCCCAAAATCCTCACCACAGAGTCATGGACGCAGATGGGATTGCAGCACCTATCCCGGGATTTATAGTGGGCGGTCCGCAAAGCCACAATAACCCCGATATTACTGAGGATGGATGCGAAACATACGTCAATCTTCCGGCCACTTCTTATATAGATCACTGGTGCAGTTACGCAGCCAACGAAACCGCTATAAACTGGAGCGCCTCCTTCTCTTACCTTTCCAGTGCGCTTGTTGCCTTGTATTCTGGTCATGAAGTACACGGTTTCGCTCACACAACAAGTAGTACTCGCCAGCCATTTGCGAAATCAAGAAGAGATAATGGCATTACTCTTAACATGCAAACCACTGGTGCCAAACTTAGCATAAGGTTCTCAGAGCCCCGGAACGGTGTTTTCGATGTAAGCATCTACAATCTTAGTGGCAGACGTGTTCACTTCTCCTCACATCATCGTTCTGCCGAAGGAGAAATGAACATATCGCTCAATGACTCAAAACTTAGCAGGGGCGCATTTATAGTTAAAGTAACAGAAGGCAATTTCAGCTACAGCAACAAAATAATAGTACGCTGA
- a CDS encoding IS630 family transposase, whose amino-acid sequence MAKTISIIELTSDEIKELSRRTNSSLTSKRDHTRAQIILMRSKGMRQIDVSKKLNVSVACVNKWCQRFEREGLNGLIDKKGRGRKESLPLSKVEKIITSATQPPKPLKRWSTRKMAEHVGVSHSTVRRIWNKNELKPHIQKTFKISTDKDFEKKFWDVIGLYLDPPEKSLVLCCDEKSQCQALERTQLSLPLGLNGYVKTTTHDYKRHGTVTLFAALHYLEGKIISRIEQKHTHVEWLRFLKQINRETPKDLTIHIIADNYCTHKHEKVIAWLEKNPRFKIHFTPTGSSWMNLVERFLRDISEECIRYGSFSSVKELENDIYQYLEQRNQSPRKYSWNADGEKILEKIQRARAKLENVINST is encoded by the coding sequence ATGGCAAAGACAATCTCAATTATTGAATTAACATCTGATGAGATAAAAGAGTTATCTCGTCGCACTAATTCCTCTCTTACTTCGAAGCGAGATCACACACGTGCTCAGATAATTCTCATGCGCAGCAAGGGTATGCGCCAAATAGATGTTTCTAAAAAGCTTAATGTTAGTGTCGCTTGTGTTAATAAGTGGTGCCAGCGTTTTGAGCGAGAGGGTCTAAACGGGCTTATCGATAAAAAAGGGCGGGGAAGAAAAGAATCTCTTCCATTGAGCAAAGTTGAGAAGATTATTACAAGTGCTACCCAGCCTCCTAAACCTCTTAAAAGATGGTCAACACGCAAAATGGCTGAACACGTTGGAGTTTCTCATAGTACAGTTCGTAGAATTTGGAACAAAAACGAATTAAAACCGCACATACAGAAAACTTTCAAAATATCCACAGACAAAGATTTCGAAAAAAAGTTTTGGGATGTAATTGGTTTATATTTGGACCCTCCAGAGAAATCACTGGTGCTTTGTTGTGATGAAAAGAGTCAGTGTCAGGCACTTGAGAGAACACAGCTATCTCTGCCTCTTGGTCTTAATGGGTATGTAAAGACTACAACGCACGATTACAAGCGCCATGGCACTGTAACACTTTTTGCTGCTTTGCATTATCTTGAGGGAAAAATAATAAGCAGAATCGAGCAGAAGCACACGCATGTTGAGTGGTTACGTTTTTTAAAACAAATAAACAGAGAAACACCAAAAGATCTGACAATCCACATTATAGCAGATAATTACTGCACACATAAACATGAAAAGGTAATAGCGTGGCTAGAGAAAAATCCACGTTTCAAAATACATTTTACACCCACTGGTAGTTCTTGGATGAATTTGGTAGAAAGATTCCTTCGGGATATAAGCGAAGAGTGTATTAGGTATGGTAGTTTTTCAAGTGTAAAAGAACTTGAAAATGATATATATCAATATTTAGAGCAAAGAAATCAATCTCCGCGGAAATACAGCTGGAATGCTGATGGAGAAAAAATTCTTGAAAAAATTCAACGAGCAAGAGCTAAGCTGGAAAATGTTATTAATTCTACATAA